The Nitrosomonas sp. genomic sequence CAATCCTGTACAGTTCCAAGGTATTGAATATATTCGTGTAGGTTCAACAAAAAAGAAATTAAAGGCATATCCGGAAAAAGAGCGAGCGCTTTGGCGTGTATTTGACGAAATTCCTTTTGAGAGGATGATTGCGCTTGATCGTGTTGCTGACGATGACGTATTGAAACTACTGGATTATCCGGCTTACTTTGAGTTACTGAATCTTTCGTTACCTGATAATCGTCAAGGTATTCTTGAGCGATTGGAGGCAGATGAAATGATCATGCCCTGTGAAGCAGGCGGGTGGAATATTACCAATCTGGGTGCCATTTTGTTTGCAAAAAGACTGGATGACTTCACTCAATTAAAACGCAAGGCTATGCGGGTTATTGTGTATAAGGATAATAGTCGTGTTGAAACAGTTCGTGAGCAAACGGGTACCAAAGGCTATGCCGGTGGATTTGAAGGTTTGATTGGCTACATTAATAACTTGCTGCCTCGAAATGAAGTGGTCGGCGAGGCCTTGCGTAAAAATGTACCTATGTATCCTGAACTGGCAGTGCGTGAGTTGGTAGCCAATGCACTTATTCATCAGGATTTCTTTCTCAAGGGTACCGGGCCAATGGTGGAAATCTTTTCAGATAGAATGGAGATTACCAATCCGGGTATACCGCTAGTGGCTACGGATCGATTTCTTGATAGTCCGCCTAAATCCAGGAATGAAGCTGTTGCCTCCTTTATGCGACGGGTAGGTGTTTGCGAAGAACGTGGAAGTGGTGTTGATAAAGTCGTTTCTCAAACGGAGTACTATCAGTTACCCGCACCCGTATTCGAGGTGACTGCGGAACATACACGCGCAATATTGTTCGCTCATAAGCCCCTCAATAATATGGATAAGAACGACAAGATCAGAGCCTGCTATCTGCATGCCTGTTTGAAGTATGTGAACAGGGAATATATGACCAACTCCAGTCTGCGCGATCGATTTGGTATTGATCCAAAAAACAGCGCAATAGCATCCAGAATCATCAAAGATACGCTGGCGGCAGAATTTGTAAAACCTGTGGAAGATGATATGTCCCGGAAGCACAGGAAATATGTGCCTATGTGGGCATAAAACAACCAATTTCTTATTTGATGGTTATTTGACAGAAGTGGATCAGGAAATGGCGGATTTGTAGATTGTATGTTTAAGTTGTTAAATTATAATAATAAATAATTAATCGGTATTGATAATCTTATTTGATGGCATAAGGGGAAAGGATCGGTGAATACTGTCAGCAAACCCGAGCGCGCTACCCAGAACCGTGTCGTGAAATTGTTCCGCGAGCAGTTGGGCTATCGCTATCTCGGCAATCTGGAAGACAAGCCGGACAACAGCAACATCGAAGTGCCGCAACTGATGCGCTACCTGACCGCCAACGGTTACGATCACAGCCAGATCAGCAAGGCGCTGGATAAATTGCAAAGTGCGGCCAACAATCACGCCCAGAATCTGTATCACAACAACAAGGCTGTTTATCAACTGTTGCGCTATGGCGTGCCGGTCAAAACGGAAGCCGGATTGCCTACCGATACGGTGCATTTGATCGATTGGCGGCATCCTGAGAAAAATGATTTTTACATTGCCGAAGAAGTGACGGTATTCGGTGAAAAAGAAAAACGCCCGGATGTCGTGCTGTACGTCAACGGTATCGCCATCGGCGTGCTGGAACTGAAAAACAGCCGCGTTTCCATCGGCGATGGCATCCGCCAGAACCTGGTGAACCAACAACCGGAATTCATCGGCGCATTTTTCAGCACCATCCAGTTCGTGTTTGCCGGTAATGATTCCGAAGGGCTGCAATACGGCACCATTGGCACGCCGGAGAAGTTTTTCCTGAAGTGGAAAGAAGACGAGGCGGATAACAGCGGCTACAAGCTGGATAAATACCTCGCCAAAATCTGCACCAAGCAACGCCTGATCGAATTACTGTACGACTTTGTGCTGTTCGATGGTGGCAAGAAGAAATTGCCGCGCGCGCACCAGTATTTCGGCGTCAAAGCCGCGCAGGCGCATGTGCGCCGCAAGGACGGCGGCATCATCTGGCACACCCAGGGCAGCGGCAAAAGCATCGTCATGGTGCTGCTGGCCAAATGGATACTGGAAAACAATCCGCATGCCCGCATCGCCATCGTCACCGACCGCGATGAACTGGACAAGCAGATCGAAAGCGTTTTCAGGGATGCCGGGGAAGCGATTTACCGCACGCACAGCGGGCGCGATCTGATGGCGCAACTGGGGCAGGCCAGGCCGCGTTTGTTGTGTTCCCTGGTGCACAAGTTCGGCAAACGCGATGTCGATGACTTTGACGCTTTTATCGAGCAACTGCAAAGCCAGCCGAGCTATGCGGTCGGCGAATTGTTTATTTTTGTCGATGAATGCCACCGCACGCAAAGCGGCAAGCTGCACAAAACCATGCAGGCATTGCTGCCCGGCGCGGTGTTCATCGGCTTTACCGGCACGCCGCTGCTCAAAAAAGACAAAGGCACCAGCCTGGAAGTGTTCGGCAAATATATCCACACCTACAAATTCAACGAGGCGGTGGAAGACGGCGTGGTGCTTGATTTGGTGTACGAAGCGCGCGACATTGATCAACGCTTGAGTTCGCAGCAAAAAATCGACGACTGGTTTGCCGCCAAAACCAGGGGATTGAACGATTTCCAGAAAGCCGAGCTGAAAAAGAAATGGGGTACGATGCAACACGTGCTCAGTTCCAGATCGCGCATGGATAAGGTGGTGACCGATATTGTCGGGGATTTCAGCGTGAAGCCGCGCTTAAGCACGCAAATGGGCAACGCCATCCTGGTGGCATCGAGCATTTTCGAGGCCTGCCGCTATTACGAGCTGTTCCAGGCAACCGAATTGAAAGGTAAATGCGCGGTGGTCACTTCGTACAATCCGCAATCCCGGGACATCACCAGCGAAGAAACCGGCGCGAACACCGAGACGGACAAGCAAGTTATCTATCACACTTACGAAACCTTGCTGAACGATGTCAACGCCGAACCGGGCAAATCCCAAACCGAAACTTACGAGGATAAGGCAAAAAAACTGTTTGTCGACGAACCGGCGAATATGAAGCTATTGATCGTGGTCGACAAACTGCTGACCGGTTTCGATGCGCCCAGTTGTTCTTATCTGTACATCGATAAATCGATGCAGGATCACGGCCTGTTCCAGGCCATCTGCCGCGTAAACCGGCTCGATAGCGAAGACAAGAAATTCGGCTTTATCGTCGATTACAAGGATTTGTTCAAAAAGCTGGTGAACGAGAAAGGTACCGGCGCGATTCAGGTGTATACCGAAGAACTGGATTACGACCAGTTTGAAGCGAAGGATTGCGATATTCTGATCCAGGACCGGCTGAGCAAAGGCCGCGAGTGGCTGGACAACGCGCTGGAAGAACTGGAGTTGCTGTGCGAGAAAGTGGAGCCGCCCCAAGACGATTTGCAACACATTCATTATTTCTGCGGCAATACCGAAATCCCGGAAGACCTGAAAGCGCGCGAAGTGCAACGGACGGCGCTATATAAAGCCACCGCCAACCTGCTCCGCGCCTACGCCAACATCGGCGACGACATGGAAGCCGCTGGTTACACCGCCGATGCGACTGAGCATATCCAAGCCCGCGTGGATCACTTTCTTAAACTGCGTGACGTCATCAAAAACGCTTCCAATGAGAAAATTGATCTGAAAGCGTATGAAGCGGACATGCGTTATTTGATCGACCGTTATATTCAGGCGGAAGAATCGGTGGTGATCTCTCCTTTCGCCGATATGCCGATCCTGGAAGTCATTGTGAAAAGCGGCATCGCCGAGGCCATCGGCGCGATGCCGGATGGTATTAGATCCAATCAGGAAGCGGTGGCGGAAACCATCGAAAACAATGTGCGCAGTCATATCATCAAAAACCACCTGCTCAATCCGGCGTATTTTGAAGAAATGTCGACACTGCTGGATGAGATCATCAAGCAACGCAAGCAAAACGCCCTCGATTATCAGGAATATCTGCAAAAGATCGCCGATCTGGCCAAACAGGTGATGGCAGGACAAGCGGACGATGCGCCAAAGTCACTGGATACCAGGGCCAAGCGTGTGCTGTACGGCAATTTGGGTGAAGATGAAGCGCTGGCGCTGCAAATCAATGATGCGGTGAGGGACAGCAAGCAGGACGGCTGGCGTGACAATCAGGCAAAAGAAAATCAAATTAAACGGGCGATTTTTGAAATCGTCAACGATGTTGAAGAGGTCGAGCGCATTTTTGTCATCGTCAAACAGCAAAGTGATTACTGAAATCCTGACTATGAAACTGAATGATCTTGATGTGGAAGTAATTCAAAAAAATATCAAGCATGTTCATTTAAGCGTCTATCCGCCGGATGGCCGGGTCAAAGTTTCCGCGCCGGTCAGCATGTCACCGGATACCCTGCGGGTGTTTGTCATGTCCAAACTGGCGTGGATCAGGAAGCAGCAGTTGAAGCTGCGCGTACAGGAACGCGAAGCGCCACACGAATATATCGACCGCGAAAGTCACCATGTCTGGGGTAAGCGTTATCTGTTGAAAATTGAAGCAACAGAAACGCCGCCCAGAGTAGAACTCAGGCACAATAAACTGGTGCTGTCGGTCCGGACGGGAACAAGCCGGGAAAAAAAACAGGCGATTCTGGAAGCCTGGTATCGCGAGAATCTCAAGCACGCCATCCCCGTATTGATTGAAACATGGCAGCCGCGCATGAATGTGCACGTGACCAGATTCCATGTGCAAAGAATGAAAACCAGGTGGGGCAGTTGCAGCGTGCATTCCGGCAGTATCCGGCTGAATACCGAACTGGCCAAAAAACCGCCGATTTGCCTGGAATATGTTGTGGTGCACGAAATGACCCACCTGCTGGAACCGACACATAACAGCCGATTTATCGGATTGATGGATCGATTCCTGCCGAAATGGCGGTTTTATCGGGATGAACTCAATCGATTGCCGGTCGGGGCTGAGGAATGGGTATCTTGATTCCTTGTTATTTTCTGAATATAGGGTGCGCTTAATAATCAACTGCAATCCCTGCAAGCGTTTACAAACCTAAACTATTTGGCATTTTTTTGATTAAAGTCAAAAATTTCAATTGAGGTTCAAATCATAATGCGAACTCGGTTGTAAAACATGATGGAGGTCATTATGAAGATGCTAGAAAGGGAAGATGCTGAAACGTTTAAAAAGTTAGGTTTCAATTTCGCAGTCATAGTCGGTGTGGCATTCGCGTTAATCGCTTTATCAATGTATTTTTCGTAATAAACTGCTGTCAATTAGCCATTCAGCTAATAACCAGGGTTGAACCTGGCGGTTAAGGATCATCGGGCAAATGTGATTTTTGGGGCATATTGTCTGGTGGTCCTTACGCTCTGCAGGATAAAATTCAAAATTCACAGTGGTGCGCGTATTTTTAGATGACAGAGTGCGTGTCTGTGCCCGCTACCGTCTCATGCCGCACTATCAAGTCGTTCTTAAAGACGCCCTGCTCCCTTAGGGAACCTCTGAATAACTGCCATTTCGAGCATAGCGAGAAATCTATATTGTTGATTGCCAAAGATTCCTCACTACGTTCGGAATGACAAAGGTGAGTTAATCAGAGCCTCCTTAGTCCATATCACCAAATTCGCCAGCCACATTGCCCTTTCCCAATTATTGGATATTGTTTGCAGTGGGAGTGAGCTCATTCACCGGGTGCATTCCTTTGTGATAAGGTTACACCCGCAAGAGTTCTGACAACTTTCACTACGTATTCAAGCGTTGGCACAAAACCCGCTCGTTTTGTCCATTATCAATGGAAATTCAATATCATGAAACTGGCTTTATTTGATCTGGATAACACGCTTCTTGCAGGAGATAGCGATTTTCAATGGGCACAATTCCTCATCGAGCAGAAGGTGCTTGATCAGGAAGTATATGCAGCAAAAAATATCGAGTTTTATGAGCAATATAAAAATGGTACGCTCGATATCCATGAATTTCTGGATTTTCAGCTTAAACCACTGGCTCGTCATTCACGTGAGCAATTGAATGAGTGGCGCAGGCAGTTTGTTGTTGAAAAAATTCAGCCATTAATTACACCTGGCGCGCGTGAACTGGTCAGTCGTCATCAGACAGAACAAAATTTATGCATCATCATTACCGCGACCAACAGTTTTGTTACAGCACCCATTGCGCAGGCGCTAGGTATTGATCACTTGATTGCGACAGATCCCGAGCAGATCGACGGGCAGTTTACCGGCCGGGTGGCTGGCGTGCCTTGTTTTCAGAAAGGCAAAATTACGCGGCTGGAGCAGTGGCTGGATGAACAAAATCTTACCTGGCTATCATTTCTGCAAAGCTGGTTTTACAGTGATTCACTTAATGATTTGCCGTTGCTTAGCAAGGTCACGCATCCCGTTGCGGTTGATCCTGATGATACTTTGCGGGCACATGCCCAGAAAAATAATTGGCCGATTATCAGTTTGCGTTAATCGGTACGATTCCTGAAAATTTCTTTGCGCGGGTAATTTCAATACTCGTGGTGCGAAAGCGCACTTCCAGTTCCGTTATAATGCCGTTTTGTGAAGGATCGTTAATATGCGACTGCTCCAGAAAGCACTGACATTCGACGATGTCTTGCTGGTTCCTGCCCATTCTGAAATCTTGCCGCGAGACGTCAGGCTCGTCACGAAACTGACGCGCGGCCTGACCGTTAATATTCCAGTCATTTCTGCCGCGATGGATACCGTGACGGAAGCACCGCTCGCCATCGCCATCGCTCAGGTAGGAGGGATCGGCATTATCCACAAAAATATGCCGATTGAAGTGCAGGCGGCACAGATTGCACAGGTTAAGCGCTTTGAAAGTGGCGTGGTAAAAGACCCGATTGTCATTTCACCTGATATGACAGTGCGCAAGGTGTTGGAACTGACACGGCAGCATAATATTTCCGGGTTGCCAGTGGTTCAAGGTAAAAAGGTGGTTGGTATTGTCACTAATCGGGATTTTCGTTTCGAAACCAATCTCGATCAACCCATTCGCAATATCATGACGCCCAGAAAAAAACTGGTTACCGTGCGTGAGGGCGTATCTCAGGCGGAAGCACTGGCACTGTTGCACAAACACCGGCTGGAAAAACTGCTGGTGGTGGATGAGAATTTCGAATTGCGTGGACTGATTACCGTTAAGGACATTACTAAAACCACCGAGCATCCTAATGCCAACACTGATAGTCTGGAGCGTTTATGTGTTGGTGCGGCAATTGGCGTTGGCGAGGGAAGTGATGAACGTGCGGAAGCGCTGATCGAAGCCGGAGTGGATGTGATTGTCGTCGATACTGCGCATGGACATTCTCAAGGAGTGCTGGATCGCGTTCAATGGGTGAAAAAGCACTTTCCACAAATTCAGGTGATCGCGGGCAACATTGCTACGGCAGATGCGGCGCGGGCGCTGGTAGATCATGGTGCAGATGCAGTCAAGGTTGGGATTGGTCCTGGGTCGATCTGTACCACCAGAATTGTTGCCGGAGTCGGGGTTCCACAAATTTCTGCCATTGACAATGTTGCCAAGGCATTGCTGGGAACGGGCGTGCCAATTATTGCCGATGGAGGAATTCGTTATTCTGGAGATATTTCCAAGGCAATTGCGGCAGGCGCCAATGCGGTGATGCTGGGCGGATTACTGGCAGGAACCGAGGAATCCCCCGGTGAGATTGAGCTACTGAAGGGCAGAGCATATAAAAGTTACCGTGGCATGGGATCGCTATCGGCGATGCAGCAGGGATCCAGTGATCGCTACTTTCAGGAAGCCGAGCGTAACAAAAATGAGAAACTGGTACCGGAGGGTGTGGAAGGACGGGTTCCCTATAAAGGTACGCTGGCCAGCGTTATTCACCAATTGATGGGCGGTGTGCGTTCAAGTATGGGCTATCTCGGTTGCAGCACTATTGAGGATATGCACAACAAGGCTGAGTTTATTGAAATTACTTCCGCCGGTATACGCGAATCGCACGTCCATGATGTGCAGATTACCAAGGAAGCACCCAATTATCACGTTGAATAGGTAGTTAACCATGCATTCAAAGGTACTCATTCTGGATTTTGGTTCCCAATATACGCAGCTCATCGCTCGCCGTATTCGCGCAACCAATGTTTATTGCGAAATTCACCCATTTGATGTTGATCCGAAAATAATTCAGGATATGGCGCCAGTTGGCATCATCCTCTCCGGTGGACCTGCTTCAGCGTTTGCGGAAGATGCACCTCGCGCACCACAAATTGTGTTTGAGTTAGGCCTGCCAGTATTAGGTATCTGCTATGGTATGCAGGTGATGGCTGATCAATTGGGTGGCAGCGTGGCAAATGCGCTTGCACGTGAATTTGGTTATGCCGAGTTAACGACCGAATCCTGCAGGCTGTTTGAAAATATACAGGATCGTATCAGCACGGAAGGTCAAAAAATACTTGATGTCTGGATGAGCCATGGTGATCGAGTTGATTCGTTACCATCAGGATTTAAAATAATCGCTCATAATGCAGCCACTCCAGTTGCTGCAATGGCAGACGAGTCGCGCCAGTTTTATGGTCTGCAGTTTCATCCCGAAGTCACGCATACCTTGCAAGGTCGCAGTATTCTGGATCGATTCGTGCATGACATCTGCCAGGCAGGTTGCGACTGGAATATGCCGGATTATATCGATGAAGCAATTGGACGTATTCGTGCCCGTGTTGGAAATGAGCGAGTTATCCTCGGGCTGTCGGGTGGAGTGGACTCCTCGGTTGCGGCAGCACTGATTCATCGTGCTATTGGTGACCAGCTCACTTGTGTATTTGTCGATAACGGCCTACTGAGACAACATGAAGCCAAGCAGGTAATGGAAACATTTAGCCGCAATCTTGCGGTTAATGTGATTCATGTCGATGCGCGCCGTCAATTTCTGGAACGCTTGCAAGGTACTGCCGATCCAGAACAGAAGCGGCGCATCATTGGACGGGAATTTGTGGAAATTTTTCAACAGGAAGCCGCCAGGATTGATGATGCCAAATGGCTGGCACAGGGCACCATTTATCCTGACGTTATTGAATCGGCCGGAAGCAAAGTACAAAAAGCCCACACCATCAAATCACACCATAACGTCGGTGGCCTGCCCGATACCCTGCACCTGAAACTGTTGGAACCGTTACGCGAACTGTTCAAGGATGAAGTTCGGGAACTGGGTCTTGCGCTGGAGCTGCCACACGAACTGGTATTTCGTCATCCCTTTCCCGGCCCGGGGCTGGGTGTGCGGATACTGGGGGAGGTTAAATACGAATACACAGAATTACTCCGCCAGGCAGATGCCATTTTTATCGAGGAACTCAAGCATTCCGGCTGGTATGAAAAAACCGCACAGGCTTTTGCTGTTTTCCTGCCAATTAAATCTGTCGGCGTTATGGGGGATGGCCGCAGCTATGAATACGTAATTGCCCTGCGCGCCGTGCAGACCGAGGATTACATGACTGCGCATTGGGCAGAATTACCCTACACGCTGCTTGCTAAAATCTCCAACCGTATCATCAATGAAGTACGAGGCATCAATCGTGTGGTCTATGATATTTCCGGGAAGCCGCCTGCAACTATTGAGTGGGAATGATTTTAGGTCTGCATCGAGTAGCATGAAATTATCGAATACTCGTGAAGCCTTTATTCAGAATTCATTCCATAAAATACTTATATGTGAAAATTATCGATAATTTTTTCATATAAATAATATTGCGTAGCTACCTGTAATCCATGGTCAACAAGGGATATAGTCCACTTATCGCTATTTAAGTAGCGTTGGCCGGTGAAACTCGTAAAGTATGGTGTGAGTATTTACGCTAAGAGTTGTATTTCAAAGTTAAATCTACTCTGTTGCTCCCCTATTTCTGCTGCAACCACATCGCGGCTTCCCGTGCGAAGTAAGTCAGAATTGCATCTGCGCCCGCACGCTTGAAAGATAGTAAGGCCTCGAGTACGCAGGCTTTTTCATCCAGCCAGCCATTGATTGCGGCTGCTTTCAGCATGGCATATTCGCCACTGACTTGATAAACGAAGGTAGGCACGCCGAATTCCTGTTTGACTCTGCGTACAATATCAAGATAAGGCATACCCGGTTTGACCATGAACATATCCGCTCCTTCCTGGATATCGAGCGCTACCTCATGCAGCGCCTCATCGGAATTAGCTGGATCCATCTGATAGGTATACTTATTGCTGGCGCCCAATGTTGCCGATGAACCCACTGCATCACGGAACGGGCCATAGAAGCTGGATGCATATTTCGCTGAATAGGCCAGTATGCGGGTATGGATGAAACGGTGTTGATCGAGTATGGCGCGAATTGTACCCACGCGGCCATCCATCATGTCGGAGGGGGCAACGATGTCAGCTCCTGCCTGGGCATGTACCAGCGCCTGCTGTTCCAGGACGCGCACGGTCTCATCATTCATCACATAGCCCTGTTCATCAATTAAGCCATCCTGACCATGGCTGGTGTAGGGGTCGAGCGCCACATCGGTAATAATGCCAAGCTCGGGAAAACGTTGCTTGAGCGCAGTTACCACACGTGGCACTAGCCCCTCCGGATTGAACGCTTCGTCTGCGGTCAGGTTTTTTCTGGAAGCATCGATTACCGGGAAAATGGCCAGTGCCGGTATGCCCAGTTGCAGACATTGTTCCGCCTGGGAAAACAGCAGATCGAGACTCTGACGAATAATACCCGGCATCGAGGCAACCTTCTCCTGCCGGTTGTTACCTTCCAGTACGAATACCGGAAGAATCAGATCACTGGCTTGCAGATGATGTTCACGTACAAGACGGCGGGAGAAATCATCTCGCCGCAGCCGGCGCATTCTTTTTTGTGGAAATTGAGAAAAAGGTGTCATTTTTTGTTTATTAGCAAGATCGAAAAATAAAAATAAAAATTCTTTGGAACTTTTTATACACTTGTCTTTCTTAAGAGTATGTAGTAAGCGTAGCAACTGTTTCTCGTCTTACCTCCCTGAGACGAGGTTCTTTTGAGCAAGGCGATTTACCCCGGTTTAATCCCCTTTGACCGGGGTTTTTTTTTGCCCGGATTCTGTGCTGGTAGTTTGCAATGCCTGCTCTGCACTCTCCAGCCAATTTTTCAGCAACAAGATGGCTTCATCTTTGCCTTCTGATGTCATGCTGGAAAATATTTGTACGCTTCCTGTAATCTGGTGTGCCGCCAGATAACTGCTAACATAGCGCAGTGTTTCAACAGCTTTGCTGCGACTAAGTTTATCCGCTTTGCTCAGCAGAATATGAACTGGTTTCCTGGTGAGCGCAAACCATTCAAGCATTTGTACGTCAAGCGGCATGATGGGATGGCGTATATCCATGATCAGCACCATTCCAAATAACGTCTCACGGGTTTGTAAGTACTGGCTCAATAACTCCGTCCAGTGTTGTCGGATAGCCAGCGGTACCTTCGCATAACCATAACCTGGCAAGTCAACGATGAAACGCCGCGCACCGAGTTGAAAGAAATTAATATGCTGCGTTCGTCCTGGTGTTTTACTGACAAAAGCAAAACGCCCTCTGCCAGCCAGGGTGTTGATTGCACTTGATTTACCTGCATTGGAGCGACCAGCAAAGGCAATTTCTACTCCTGATTCCTTGGGAAGATCACGCAACTGGTTGACCGTAGTATAGAACTCAGCTTTACTAAATAGTGCGTTTGTCATTATTGATTGCCACTTTCATTCATTTGAGGGTGCTCCTAAGAATAGGGATTTTTAGAGATGCCCTTGATTTATTCGGTTATCCCAATCCGCCCTTATGCCGGGTCAGGTTTCTCTCTGGCAATGATCCGCAGCCCTTCCAGCACCAGATTATCCATTATTTGATAGGGCAGGTGAATATGCTCACAAACCCATGCTGCATCACCGCCACTTATTATTACCTTTGGTAAAGAATGATCCCTATTGAGAGCAAGTAGAGCATACATTTTCTCGATTGCTCCGGTTAGTGCTTGAATCATGCCACTAAAAACGGCGTCACCAGTATTATTTGGAAAAGACTGGAATTTTCCACAGCCCTCCGTTCTGATGCCGTTTGTCTGATCAACCAGTGCCTGCTGCATTAATTTTGGTCCAGGCAGAATGATTCCCCCCCTAAATTCGGCGGTATCCGACAGGATATCGACTGTCATAGCGGTGCCAATATTAACGACAAGGCACTCTCGCTTCAAATGGTGCCAAGCCGCAATCAATGCAGCCCAGCGGTCAGCGCCCAATTGCCCGGGAAAAACATAATGGTTATATACGCCGCACTGTTTAACTTGGGCAGTTATCCACTGTTGACGCACCCGCCAATTGCCAAGTAACTCCCTGAGATCGTTGCTGACGGAACTGCCCGCAACATTGGAGACAATTATGTTGCTAACTGAAGGTAATTGCAGCAGAACCTGACGCAGCATGATACGTTCACTTTGTAATATTGAACCCTTTTCCACCCAGCGCAGACCATCGTGCAGTCCCCATTTGATAGCTGTATTGCCGGAATCAATCGCTAAAAGAGAAATAGAGTTATTCATTTAACAGGAAGTTTTTCTATCATGACAGGTGCCGCAGGCTTAATTCTCCCCCTCTCAACTGCAATTGTCCGCTTGACGTATCCAGCAGCAGCGCACCATCTTCTGCCACCCCGCTAACGATCCCCTTTCGATAACTGCCATCTGGAAAATTTACCAGTACGGGCTGATGATGGTAAGCGTGATAACGTATCCATTCGTCACGCATTGGCGAAAAACCTTGCTCTGTAAACAGGTGCAACACCTCCATCAGCTCCAGTAACAATACTGCCAACAGCCGATTTCGATCCGGGGGAGACGACATGATGCTCGCCAGATCGGTAGCTGCTTGATCGATCTGCTGTCTGACCGAATCCGTTATATGGACGTTCATCCCTATTCCGATCACAACCCTGACCGGACTTAGCATATCACCGTGCAGCTCAATCAGCACCCCTCCCAGTTTGTGAAAATGGTGCAGGATATCATTCGGCCATTTCAGGGAAATATCTGGAACACCAATTACGGTCAGCGCCCTCACGATGGCAATACCGACAGCCAGGCTCAATCCCCCGAGTGCCTGCATGGTACAAGGAGATGCCCATGATATCGAAAATGTCAAACTGTCCCCCAAACCGGAAAACCAGATACGTCCACGTCGGCCGCGTCCGCCGGTCTGAAGCTCGGCAGCCAGAACGGTGTATGGATTGTGATCTGGAAAAGCGGATTCAGCTGCATGCTGTTGCAGGATGGAATTGGTGGATTCAACACAATCTGCGATTGTGATTTGGAAGTTGTCTGCATACTTACCCAAATGGGTGCGTATCTTATCGGATTCGAGCCATTGCACCGGATTTAGCCAGCGATAACCTTTTCCAGT encodes the following:
- the guaB gene encoding IMP dehydrogenase, producing the protein MRLLQKALTFDDVLLVPAHSEILPRDVRLVTKLTRGLTVNIPVISAAMDTVTEAPLAIAIAQVGGIGIIHKNMPIEVQAAQIAQVKRFESGVVKDPIVISPDMTVRKVLELTRQHNISGLPVVQGKKVVGIVTNRDFRFETNLDQPIRNIMTPRKKLVTVREGVSQAEALALLHKHRLEKLLVVDENFELRGLITVKDITKTTEHPNANTDSLERLCVGAAIGVGEGSDERAEALIEAGVDVIVVDTAHGHSQGVLDRVQWVKKHFPQIQVIAGNIATADAARALVDHGADAVKVGIGPGSICTTRIVAGVGVPQISAIDNVAKALLGTGVPIIADGGIRYSGDISKAIAAGANAVMLGGLLAGTEESPGEIELLKGRAYKSYRGMGSLSAMQQGSSDRYFQEAERNKNEKLVPEGVEGRVPYKGTLASVIHQLMGGVRSSMGYLGCSTIEDMHNKAEFIEITSAGIRESHVHDVQITKEAPNYHVE
- the guaA gene encoding glutamine-hydrolyzing GMP synthase encodes the protein MHSKVLILDFGSQYTQLIARRIRATNVYCEIHPFDVDPKIIQDMAPVGIILSGGPASAFAEDAPRAPQIVFELGLPVLGICYGMQVMADQLGGSVANALAREFGYAELTTESCRLFENIQDRISTEGQKILDVWMSHGDRVDSLPSGFKIIAHNAATPVAAMADESRQFYGLQFHPEVTHTLQGRSILDRFVHDICQAGCDWNMPDYIDEAIGRIRARVGNERVILGLSGGVDSSVAAALIHRAIGDQLTCVFVDNGLLRQHEAKQVMETFSRNLAVNVIHVDARRQFLERLQGTADPEQKRRIIGREFVEIFQQEAARIDDAKWLAQGTIYPDVIESAGSKVQKAHTIKSHHNVGGLPDTLHLKLLEPLRELFKDEVRELGLALELPHELVFRHPFPGPGLGVRILGEVKYEYTELLRQADAIFIEELKHSGWYEKTAQAFAVFLPIKSVGVMGDGRSYEYVIALRAVQTEDYMTAHWAELPYTLLAKISNRIINEVRGINRVVYDISGKPPATIEWE
- the hemB gene encoding porphobilinogen synthase, which produces MTPFSQFPQKRMRRLRRDDFSRRLVREHHLQASDLILPVFVLEGNNRQEKVASMPGIIRQSLDLLFSQAEQCLQLGIPALAIFPVIDASRKNLTADEAFNPEGLVPRVVTALKQRFPELGIITDVALDPYTSHGQDGLIDEQGYVMNDETVRVLEQQALVHAQAGADIVAPSDMMDGRVGTIRAILDQHRFIHTRILAYSAKYASSFYGPFRDAVGSSATLGASNKYTYQMDPANSDEALHEVALDIQEGADMFMVKPGMPYLDIVRRVKQEFGVPTFVYQVSGEYAMLKAAAINGWLDEKACVLEALLSFKRAGADAILTYFAREAAMWLQQK
- a CDS encoding YihA family ribosome biogenesis GTP-binding protein, with amino-acid sequence MTNALFSKAEFYTTVNQLRDLPKESGVEIAFAGRSNAGKSSAINTLAGRGRFAFVSKTPGRTQHINFFQLGARRFIVDLPGYGYAKVPLAIRQHWTELLSQYLQTRETLFGMVLIMDIRHPIMPLDVQMLEWFALTRKPVHILLSKADKLSRSKAVETLRYVSSYLAAHQITGSVQIFSSMTSEGKDEAILLLKNWLESAEQALQTTSTESGQKKTPVKGD
- a CDS encoding type III pantothenate kinase → MNNSISLLAIDSGNTAIKWGLHDGLRWVEKGSILQSERIMLRQVLLQLPSVSNIIVSNVAGSSVSNDLRELLGNWRVRQQWITAQVKQCGVYNHYVFPGQLGADRWAALIAAWHHLKRECLVVNIGTAMTVDILSDTAEFRGGIILPGPKLMQQALVDQTNGIRTEGCGKFQSFPNNTGDAVFSGMIQALTGAIEKMYALLALNRDHSLPKVIISGGDAAWVCEHIHLPYQIMDNLVLEGLRIIAREKPDPA
- a CDS encoding biotin--[acetyl-CoA-carboxylase] ligase; this translates as MKPLTFAILRRLSDGNYHSGTALGEVLQVSRASISNALQDLDQYGLVIYRVTGKGYRWLNPVQWLESDKIRTHLGKYADNFQITIADCVESTNSILQQHAAESAFPDHNPYTVLAAELQTGGRGRRGRIWFSGLGDSLTFSISWASPCTMQALGGLSLAVGIAIVRALTVIGVPDISLKWPNDILHHFHKLGGVLIELHGDMLSPVRVVIGIGMNVHITDSVRQQIDQAATDLASIMSSPPDRNRLLAVLLLELMEVLHLFTEQGFSPMRDEWIRYHAYHHQPVLVNFPDGSYRKGIVSGVAEDGALLLDTSSGQLQLRGGELSLRHLS